The genomic DNA CGGACGCCGTCAGAAAATATATTTCGGCGAACGGCTGGACGCTCGCCGACGCGCAGTATTCCGACTGCGTGCGCCTGACCGTTGCGGTGCGTTCGCGCGAAGAAGAGGCTTTCGCCGCAAAAATCGTCGATTTTACGGCGGGCAGGGTCCGCGTCGAAAAACAGGACGAATTTATTTTCGCGTTTGCGTCCGAATGATCGGGGGAGAGAGAATATGAAAACGGAAGTGAAGTGTTACAAGTGCGGCAAGCGGATCTCCGTGTACGATTACGCGACGACGGATATCTGTCCCGAGTGCATGTCCTTTATCGACGTAGCGCAGGCGAAAGCGGCGCTCGAAGAGGAAGAAAAAGCGCTTTCGGCGCCCGTAACGGACCAATCGGAGCAAAGCGAAAAGACCGACGCGCCTTTGACGGAAACCGCCGCGGAGCCGAAAGCCGCGGATCTACAAGCGGAAGAAGAAAACTGGCGTGCGCCGTGGCGGAAAGTTTTGCAAAGGACCAAGGGACTGACCGACCTTTCGCAATTCGACTCCGTGCGCGGCGACGCGAAAGAGGCGTTTCAAAAGATGAGCGCCTCGGAGCGCGCGCAACTCTATAAAACGCACGGCAAGACGCTCGCAGAGCGGAGAGAAACGCTCGTAAACCGCATCAAAGCCGCGGACGCGGATGTTTCGTACATAGAAAGCGGCGAAAAGGAAACGAAGAAGAAGCATACATGGCTGTGGGCGCTGATCCCGATCGTCGTCGTCTTTTTTATTGTCTTTGCCATATTGTCGGAAACATCTTCTATGGTAAATGTGGCGACGGGAATCGTTTTTTTTCTTGTCGTTATCGTATTCATCATCATTGCGAGCGTGGGCATCGCCTACGACTATAAGAAAAAACAGGCCACGCAGAACTCTTCCTTTGCGGCGGGCGCGGGTGAAGAGCGGAAAAGCAAGCGCTATCTGAGCGCGCCGGAACGCGCGGATATACGCAAAGAAATCGACGATATCGATTGGCTTTGCGGTTTTATGAAATTCTGATCGAAAAAATCGATGGATACGATTAAAATTATCAATTTTATAAATTGTTTACAAAAGCGGGCGGGCGTGGTATAATAGGATAAAAAAATAAAGGCGCGTGAAAACGCCTTAAATTTACGGAGAGATAAACGGTATGAAATTCATTCAGGCAGACGTGTTGAAACAAAAACCGACGGACGAAAGCAAACTCGGTTTCGGCAAAATTTTTACCGACTATATGTTCACGATGAAATACAAAGTCGGACAGGGCTGGTACGATGCGCAGATCGAACCGCACCGTCCCATCGCCTTCGATCTCGCCACCACCGTGTTCCATTACGCGCAGGGCATTTTCGAAGGTCTGAAAGCCTTTAAAAACGAGAAGGGCGAGATCCGCGTATTCCGTCCCGAAGAGAATTTCAAGAGAATGAACCGTTCGGCGGTTCGCATGTGCATTCCCGAGATCGACGAAAAACTCGTGCTCGAAGGGCTTTTCGAACTTTTGAAGATCGAAAAGGACTGGATACCCACCTCGCCCGGCACGGCGCTCTATATCCGTCCCAGCATCGTTGCGACCAACGTGGCGCTCGGCGTGCACGCGGGCACCGAATACCTGTTCTTTATCATCCTGTCGCCCGTAGGCAGTTACTACGCGCACGGACTGGCGCCCACGCGCCTTTTGGTGGAGGATTTCTACACCCGTGCGACCGTGGGCGGTACGGGCGAGGCGAAGTGTATCGCCAACTACGCCGTTTCTTTGAGGGCGGGCGAAGAGGCTGCGAAAAAGGGCTTCGACCAGGTGCTGTGGCTGGACGCCAACGAGAAAAAATACGTGGAGGAAGTCGGCTCCATGAATATGTTCTTCGTCATCGACGGAGAAGTGATCACTCCCATGCTGACCGGCTCCATTCTCCCCGGCATTACGAGAAAGAGTTGCATCGAGTTGTTGAAAGCCAACGGCTATAAAGTGAGCGAGCGCAAAATTTCCATTGACGAAGTCATTGAGGCGCAGGCTGCGGGAAAACTGGACGAGGCGTTCGGCACGGGCACCGCGGCGGTCATCTCGCCCGTGGGCATGATGGAATACAAGGGCAGAGATTACGTCGTGAATAATAACGAGATGGGCAAGATCACCAAATGGCTGTACGACACCATAACGGGCATTCAGACGGGACGGCTTGCCGATACGCATAACTGGGTGGTAAAACTTTGATCTTCGCAAAATTATTCGAGAAAAAACCGAATGAAAAGACGATCGCCAAGTTCTGGAACGAATTTCAGACGCGCAGCGATTTTTATCTGGACGTCATCGTGAAGGACGACGAGGACACCGACGATTATATTTTCGTCCGCTCCTGTATCAAGGACGGGCTGAAACGGTGCTGCATCGA from Candidatus Borkfalkia ceftriaxoniphila includes the following:
- a CDS encoding YdbT family protein, with protein sequence MKTEVKCYKCGKRISVYDYATTDICPECMSFIDVAQAKAALEEEEKALSAPVTDQSEQSEKTDAPLTETAAEPKAADLQAEEENWRAPWRKVLQRTKGLTDLSQFDSVRGDAKEAFQKMSASERAQLYKTHGKTLAERRETLVNRIKAADADVSYIESGEKETKKKHTWLWALIPIVVVFFIVFAILSETSSMVNVATGIVFFLVVIVFIIIASVGIAYDYKKKQATQNSSFAAGAGEERKSKRYLSAPERADIRKEIDDIDWLCGFMKF
- a CDS encoding branched-chain amino acid aminotransferase — translated: MKFIQADVLKQKPTDESKLGFGKIFTDYMFTMKYKVGQGWYDAQIEPHRPIAFDLATTVFHYAQGIFEGLKAFKNEKGEIRVFRPEENFKRMNRSAVRMCIPEIDEKLVLEGLFELLKIEKDWIPTSPGTALYIRPSIVATNVALGVHAGTEYLFFIILSPVGSYYAHGLAPTRLLVEDFYTRATVGGTGEAKCIANYAVSLRAGEEAAKKGFDQVLWLDANEKKYVEEVGSMNMFFVIDGEVITPMLTGSILPGITRKSCIELLKANGYKVSERKISIDEVIEAQAAGKLDEAFGTGTAAVISPVGMMEYKGRDYVVNNNEMGKITKWLYDTITGIQTGRLADTHNWVVKL